The following proteins are co-located in the Dyadobacter chenwenxiniae genome:
- a CDS encoding bestrophin family protein translates to MLLKKNIPIKYIFGKIKYEILFVAIYGFAIEIIYKNFNITEISIPMTVPTVLGTIISLLLAFRSNQAYDRWWEARQIWGAVVNDSRTLARQVMFLIDDPYNPDQIDGFKNRIIKRQIAWCYALAHGLRKEDPMPAIERYVSAEESESLQDYDNKHVGLIQLHARDYNNALKQGWVNPYQQIEMDATLTRLVDSMGKCERIKNTVFPSTYSLYIHLALHFFILLLPFGLVELFGFLMVPVLIVITGCFFLIEKMAIHLQDPFENKPTDTPMLTISRNIERDLKQMMRDKQMPVMVQQPDHFYVL, encoded by the coding sequence ATGCTTCTGAAAAAAAACATTCCAATCAAATACATTTTTGGCAAGATCAAATACGAAATTTTGTTCGTTGCCATCTATGGATTTGCGATTGAGATCATCTATAAGAATTTCAACATTACAGAGATCTCAATCCCGATGACCGTGCCCACCGTGCTGGGAACGATCATTTCACTCCTGCTTGCATTCCGCTCCAACCAGGCGTACGACCGCTGGTGGGAAGCCCGTCAGATCTGGGGCGCCGTTGTTAATGATTCCAGGACACTGGCCCGCCAGGTCATGTTCCTGATCGATGATCCTTATAACCCGGATCAGATCGACGGTTTCAAAAACCGCATTATCAAAAGGCAAATTGCATGGTGCTATGCCCTGGCGCACGGTCTTAGAAAGGAAGATCCAATGCCCGCCATCGAGAGATATGTATCCGCGGAGGAAAGTGAATCATTGCAGGACTATGATAACAAGCACGTTGGGCTAATTCAGTTGCATGCACGCGACTACAATAATGCATTAAAGCAAGGCTGGGTAAATCCTTATCAGCAAATCGAGATGGACGCAACACTCACGCGACTGGTAGATTCAATGGGTAAATGTGAACGGATCAAAAACACCGTTTTCCCGTCAACGTATAGCCTTTACATTCATCTGGCGTTACACTTCTTCATTTTGCTGCTCCCGTTTGGACTGGTAGAACTTTTCGGTTTCCTCATGGTTCCAGTGCTGATAGTGATCACAGGATGTTTTTTCCTGATCGAAAAAATGGCAATCCATTTGCAGGATCCTTTCGAAAACAAGCCTACGGATACGCCTATGCTAACCATCTCACGGAACATTGAGCGCGATTTGAAACAAATGATGCGCGATAAGCAAATGCCGGTAATGGTGCAGCAGCCGGATCATTTTTATGTTTTGTAA
- a CDS encoding DEAD/DEAH box helicase: MKVSPTEPFKIVYSILNHEFLGYIFESFVVQLNHQGDFTFLIQNISSKNIKEFRTGIDQRDVELVGLIDDIQQDVILRKFNPKKLNAVDFFLKVYDAQKGDKQVQETIAGYLENCKVKILERLSGKEIFIMGSDGNPLWKPVTWEPEKATIRFHFIRNEDNTHYFPTIRHKFQKVDFQYKNAFLICEEPAWLVLDGHLLHFEGHVDGKKIKPFLSKKFIAIPGQVEEQYYGRFVAPLIASYDVVARGFEIRNVSSTPKTVLTISEYSSNKKAPALFQDSDVDVMEEEEDNDVAFDLSFQYANFSFHYDSFAHASSVHMEKKGNDYLFNKVKRSIEIESQNVALLKEWGLNIRNGKVQMPKSQAFGWLQGNANLLAENDIVVRQNTSDAKRYFLGYSSIDISIQEGRDWFDINAKVKFGEFEIPFIQLRSYILNRKKEFLLPNGEIAVIPEWWFTKYSEFFSFTEHDGDDDPLRLRMHHLALVQELKEENLATATISRKLEDLRDFNHIEAVEPPIHFEGILRPYQKTGYDWLKFLKQYRFGGCLADDMGLGKTVQTLALLQAEKETGVIEPSMLIMPTSLLYNWQLEAKRFTPDMKVLLYTGTNREKDTAQFDSYDLILTSYGIVRLDIDIIQSYRFNYVILDESQAIKNPASIITKAVRKLNSAYRLVLTGTPIENNTLDLWSQMSFVNPGLLGSQSFFRDEFQIPIEKRGDEEKTKRLYNLIKPFILRRLKSQVATDLPEKVESIQYCDMSEEQEKAYEEAKAYYRNLILQSIDTEGISKSQLVVLQGLTKLRQLANHPLMVDSEYLHGSGKFQDVLYKMQTAISENHKILIFSQYIKHLDLFRQFLNEKEITYAYLDGSTKNRQEQVELFQNNDDIKIFLISLKAGGLGLNLTAADYVFILDPWWNPAIEAQAVDRAHRIGQDRTVFTYKFITKNSVEEKILALQRTKKQLADDLISNEEGFVKSLSREDVLNLLA, encoded by the coding sequence ATGAAAGTTTCTCCCACAGAGCCGTTTAAAATTGTTTATTCCATTCTCAATCACGAATTTTTGGGATACATTTTTGAATCCTTTGTGGTTCAGTTAAATCATCAGGGAGATTTTACGTTCCTGATCCAGAACATTTCATCGAAGAACATCAAGGAGTTCCGCACCGGAATCGACCAACGCGACGTCGAACTGGTGGGGCTGATCGACGACATTCAGCAGGATGTCATTCTCAGGAAGTTCAACCCAAAGAAATTAAATGCAGTAGACTTTTTCCTGAAAGTTTATGATGCACAAAAAGGCGATAAACAGGTCCAGGAGACGATTGCCGGCTACCTCGAAAACTGTAAGGTGAAGATCCTGGAAAGGCTCAGCGGCAAGGAGATTTTTATCATGGGAAGTGACGGAAATCCGCTTTGGAAACCGGTAACCTGGGAACCCGAAAAAGCAACTATTCGCTTCCATTTCATCAGAAACGAGGATAACACGCATTACTTTCCCACAATCCGGCATAAATTTCAAAAAGTTGATTTTCAATATAAAAATGCTTTCCTGATTTGCGAAGAGCCGGCCTGGCTTGTGCTGGATGGACATTTACTGCATTTTGAAGGACATGTGGACGGAAAAAAGATCAAGCCGTTCTTATCAAAAAAATTCATAGCCATTCCCGGACAGGTTGAGGAACAATATTACGGCAGGTTCGTGGCCCCGCTGATTGCTTCCTATGATGTCGTCGCAAGGGGTTTCGAGATTAGAAACGTATCTTCCACGCCCAAAACCGTCCTGACCATCTCAGAATACAGCTCCAACAAGAAAGCCCCTGCCCTTTTTCAGGATTCGGATGTAGATGTAATGGAGGAAGAAGAAGACAATGATGTCGCCTTCGATTTGTCGTTTCAATACGCCAATTTCTCTTTCCATTACGACAGCTTTGCGCACGCGTCGAGCGTACATATGGAAAAGAAGGGCAATGATTATCTTTTTAATAAAGTCAAACGCAGCATTGAAATAGAAAGCCAGAACGTGGCCCTGTTGAAAGAATGGGGGCTTAACATTCGAAATGGCAAGGTTCAAATGCCTAAGTCGCAGGCATTTGGCTGGCTGCAAGGCAATGCAAACCTGCTGGCCGAAAACGACATTGTAGTCAGACAAAATACAAGTGATGCTAAACGTTACTTCCTGGGCTATTCGTCGATTGACATTTCAATTCAGGAAGGCCGCGATTGGTTTGATATCAATGCAAAAGTAAAATTTGGTGAGTTTGAGATTCCTTTTATTCAACTGAGAAGCTATATCCTTAACCGTAAGAAGGAATTTTTGCTTCCTAATGGTGAAATTGCAGTGATCCCGGAATGGTGGTTTACCAAATATTCCGAGTTTTTCTCCTTCACCGAGCACGATGGAGACGATGATCCTTTGCGGCTGCGCATGCACCATTTGGCATTGGTTCAGGAGCTAAAAGAAGAAAATCTTGCAACTGCCACCATTAGTCGAAAACTGGAAGATCTGCGGGATTTCAACCACATTGAAGCCGTTGAGCCGCCTATCCATTTCGAAGGAATATTGCGTCCTTACCAAAAAACGGGCTATGATTGGTTAAAATTTTTAAAACAATATCGTTTCGGCGGATGTCTTGCAGATGATATGGGTTTGGGAAAAACCGTGCAAACGCTGGCATTGCTGCAAGCCGAAAAAGAAACGGGTGTAATAGAGCCATCCATGCTCATTATGCCCACTTCATTGCTGTATAACTGGCAGTTAGAGGCAAAAAGGTTTACGCCTGACATGAAAGTGCTGCTTTATACAGGCACAAACCGTGAAAAAGACACAGCTCAATTTGACAGTTACGATCTGATATTAACATCGTACGGGATCGTCCGTTTGGACATTGATATAATTCAGTCCTATCGTTTCAATTATGTGATTTTGGACGAAAGCCAAGCTATCAAGAACCCGGCATCCATTATTACAAAAGCGGTCAGGAAGCTGAATTCAGCATACAGGCTGGTGTTAACTGGAACGCCGATTGAAAACAACACATTGGATCTCTGGTCGCAAATGTCCTTTGTGAATCCAGGATTGCTGGGCAGCCAGTCCTTTTTCAGGGATGAATTTCAAATTCCCATTGAGAAACGCGGAGATGAAGAAAAAACAAAAAGGCTTTACAATTTAATCAAACCATTCATATTGAGGCGCTTAAAATCGCAGGTTGCAACAGATCTGCCTGAAAAAGTGGAAAGCATTCAATATTGCGATATGTCGGAGGAGCAGGAAAAAGCTTATGAGGAAGCCAAAGCATATTACCGCAACCTGATCCTGCAAAGTATTGACACAGAAGGCATTTCAAAGTCTCAGCTCGTTGTACTGCAAGGGCTTACCAAGCTGAGACAATTGGCAAATCACCCGCTAATGGTCGATTCCGAATATTTACATGGTTCAGGGAAGTTTCAAGATGTGCTTTACAAAATGCAGACTGCGATTAGCGAAAATCACAAAATATTAATTTTCAGCCAATACATTAAGCATCTCGATCTTTTCCGGCAATTTTTGAATGAAAAAGAAATCACTTATGCCTACCTGGATGGTTCCACTAAAAACCGCCAGGAGCAAGTAGAGCTTTTTCAAAACAATGATGACATTAAAATCTTCCTGATATCATTGAAAGCAGGAGGATTAGGCCTTAATCTCACTGCGGCAGACTACGTTTTCATCCTCGATCCATGGTGGAATCCCGCCATTGAAGCCCAAGCCGTAGACCGCGCCCATCGCATCGGCCAGGATAGGACAGTTTTCACTTATAAGTTTATTACGAAAAACTCCGTCGAAGAAAAGATCTTAGCGTTGCAAAGAACCAAAAAGCAGCTTGCGGATGATTTGATTTCGAATGAAGAAGGATTTGTTAAATCGCTGAGTCGGGAAGATGTGTTGAATCTGCTGGCGTAA
- a CDS encoding adenylosuccinate synthase — MKVDVLLGLQWGDEGKGKIVDVLAPRYQVVARFQGGPNAGHTLEFDGIKHVLHQIPSGIFRSDIQNIIGNGVVLDPIVFKREIENLAKYNLDLISNLFVSKKASIIVPTHSLLDAAYERSKGDSKIGSTLRGIGPAYQDKVARLGLRVGDVLSPNFAAKYKKLVDAHKTILDFYAFDYSEVLPKSEENFFGAIEFMKQFTLVDSEYVVNEALAASKTVLAEGAQGSLLDIDFGSYPFVTSSTTMTAGACTGLGIAPSQVGEVFGIFKAYCTRVGSGPFPTELLEETGEKMRQEGREFGATTGRPRRCGWLDLPALKYAIMINGVTQLIMMKVDVLTIFDNIRVCTNYRLPDGTLTDHLPYDLCDETVEPVYKDFKGWQQSLDGIHDFEAIPEELLAYVKFLEEELKLPITFISTGPDREALISREASALSV, encoded by the coding sequence ATGAAAGTTGACGTATTACTTGGTCTTCAATGGGGAGACGAGGGAAAAGGTAAAATTGTGGACGTCCTTGCGCCACGTTATCAGGTTGTAGCCCGTTTCCAGGGAGGGCCAAATGCAGGTCATACATTGGAATTTGACGGAATTAAGCATGTTTTGCACCAAATTCCATCCGGCATTTTCCGCAGCGATATCCAGAACATTATCGGAAACGGTGTCGTTTTGGACCCAATCGTTTTCAAAAGAGAAATTGAAAACCTCGCCAAATACAACCTTGACCTGATCAGTAATCTGTTTGTTTCCAAAAAAGCATCGATTATCGTTCCAACCCACTCATTGCTGGACGCTGCTTACGAGCGTTCGAAAGGTGATTCCAAGATCGGCTCAACATTGAGAGGAATTGGACCTGCATATCAGGACAAAGTGGCGAGATTAGGCTTGCGCGTAGGAGATGTTCTTTCTCCAAACTTTGCAGCCAAATATAAAAAGCTTGTTGACGCTCATAAAACAATCCTTGATTTCTATGCATTTGATTACTCAGAAGTCCTTCCAAAATCGGAAGAAAACTTCTTCGGTGCCATCGAATTCATGAAGCAGTTTACGTTGGTGGACAGCGAATATGTTGTCAATGAAGCATTAGCAGCATCAAAAACAGTTTTGGCAGAAGGCGCACAAGGCTCGTTGCTGGACATTGATTTCGGTTCATATCCTTTCGTAACAAGCTCCACAACCATGACGGCCGGTGCTTGCACAGGGTTAGGCATTGCGCCAAGCCAGGTAGGAGAGGTTTTCGGGATTTTCAAAGCTTACTGCACACGCGTAGGAAGTGGACCATTCCCAACCGAATTATTGGAAGAAACAGGTGAAAAAATGCGCCAGGAAGGCCGCGAGTTCGGTGCGACAACCGGACGCCCGCGCCGCTGCGGATGGCTTGATTTGCCTGCATTGAAATACGCAATCATGATCAACGGCGTTACGCAGCTGATTATGATGAAAGTGGATGTGTTAACAATCTTTGATAACATTCGCGTCTGCACCAATTATCGTCTTCCAGACGGCACATTAACGGATCATTTGCCATACGATTTGTGTGACGAAACGGTTGAGCCGGTTTATAAGGATTTCAAAGGTTGGCAACAGTCGTTGGATGGAATTCACGATTTTGAGGCTATTCCTGAGGAGTTGCTGGCTTATGTGAAGTTTTTGGAAGAGGAATTGAAGCTGCCGATTACGTTTATCTCCACCGGGCCGGATAGAGAGGCGTTGATTAGTAGGGAGGCTTCGGCGTTGTCGGTTTAA
- a CDS encoding Fur family transcriptional regulator: MPQASKPNFEAAKKILTAYLENKGLRKTPERFAILEEIYTREDHFDVDELYISMKNKRYRVSRATVYNTLDVLVDCDLVTKHQFGKNLAQFEKSYGNKQHDHLICTDCHKVMEFCDPRIQSIQNMVGEMLNFSVMHHSLIFYGNCTKENCQNRNEVRETSAVYEDR, translated from the coding sequence ATGCCACAAGCCAGCAAACCGAATTTTGAAGCCGCAAAGAAAATCTTAACGGCTTACCTGGAAAATAAAGGACTCCGCAAAACGCCTGAGCGCTTTGCGATCCTGGAAGAGATCTACACCAGGGAAGATCATTTTGATGTTGATGAACTTTACATCAGCATGAAAAACAAGCGTTATCGGGTGAGTCGCGCCACTGTTTACAATACATTGGACGTGCTTGTGGATTGTGATTTGGTTACCAAGCATCAATTTGGTAAAAACCTGGCGCAATTTGAAAAATCCTACGGTAACAAGCAGCACGATCACCTGATCTGCACGGATTGCCATAAAGTGATGGAATTTTGCGATCCAAGGATCCAGTCTATCCAGAATATGGTCGGCGAAATGCTGAATTTCAGCGTGATGCACCATTCGCTTATTTTTTACGGCAACTGCACCAAAGAGAACTGCCAGAACCGAAATGAAGTCCGGGAAACTTCCGCGGTTTACGAAGACAGATAA
- a CDS encoding RelA/SpoT family protein — protein sequence MSSEFVILVKHTNKNIAVEQLVEPLTIDLEQERKDILKKYRRLLRTAKPFLKDNDAKLIKKAFYTSVDAHKDMRRRSGEPYIYHPLAVAQIVVEEIGLGTTGIVAALLHDVVEDTDMRIEDIERLFGKKVAKIIDGLTKISGRFEYGSSQQAENFRKMLLTLSDDVRVILVKLADRLHNMRTLDSMPRDKQLKIASETIFIYAPLAHRLGLYSIKSELEELYLKYTEPQEYRAVARKLRETKGIRDRFIAKFMEPIAQDLEAAGLNFILKGRPKSIYSIWNKMKKQNKPFEEIYDLFAIRIVLESSAENDREKAICWQAYSIVTDHYKPNPDRLKDFLSTPRANGYQSLHSTVMSKSGQWVEVQIRTSRMDEIAEKGYAAHWKYKGNDTKVRGNIEQWITQVRETLENGFGDKTAAIEFLDEFRSNLFNEEVFVFTPKGELKVLQSGATALDFAFDIHSEVGAHCMAAKVGGILVPISYVLNNGDQIEIITSSKQKPNEDWLRIVVTSKARARIKDFLKEDNRRYETDGRQMVEKKLKILGIDLTAEVVNQLRAFFECKTAADFFYRIGKGYIHLDELKRFKKDKEIKERKATDNNPTNPVPASGSGDGKTLTKFLKHIHGDRADSDTLLIGDDMDKIDYKLAVCCNPIAGDDVFGFVTINEGIKIHRTTCPNAAELMSKHGNRIIKAKWESGKDEAFLAGLYLSGTDRVGLVNDVTRIISNELHINMRGLTIDTKDGVFNGDIKLYVQDTKHLDILIGKLEEVEGVYNVQRFDTNLIGK from the coding sequence ATGTCGTCGGAATTTGTTATTTTGGTGAAGCATACCAATAAAAATATAGCAGTGGAGCAACTCGTTGAACCCCTCACCATTGATCTGGAACAGGAGCGGAAGGATATCCTTAAAAAATACCGAAGGTTATTACGAACAGCCAAGCCCTTCTTAAAGGATAATGATGCCAAATTAATAAAAAAGGCCTTTTACACCTCCGTAGACGCACATAAGGACATGCGTCGCCGGTCGGGAGAACCATACATTTACCATCCGCTTGCCGTTGCCCAGATCGTCGTTGAGGAGATCGGATTGGGGACGACGGGCATCGTTGCAGCCTTACTTCACGATGTGGTGGAGGATACGGATATGCGGATTGAAGATATTGAAAGATTGTTTGGCAAAAAAGTCGCCAAGATCATCGATGGACTTACTAAAATTTCCGGGAGGTTCGAATATGGCAGCTCGCAGCAGGCTGAAAACTTCCGGAAAATGCTGCTCACATTGTCTGACGACGTGCGCGTAATTCTCGTAAAGCTCGCAGACAGACTGCATAACATGCGGACGCTCGACAGCATGCCGCGGGATAAGCAGCTGAAAATTGCCTCCGAAACCATCTTCATTTACGCGCCGCTCGCGCATAGGCTGGGACTTTACAGCATCAAATCCGAGCTGGAAGAATTATATCTGAAATACACCGAGCCACAGGAATACCGCGCCGTTGCCCGGAAGCTTAGGGAAACGAAAGGCATTCGTGATCGCTTTATCGCGAAGTTCATGGAGCCGATTGCGCAGGATCTGGAAGCTGCGGGTTTGAATTTTATTTTAAAAGGCCGTCCCAAGTCGATTTATTCGATCTGGAACAAAATGAAGAAGCAGAATAAGCCTTTTGAAGAGATTTATGACCTTTTTGCCATTCGCATTGTCCTTGAATCTTCTGCTGAAAATGATCGGGAAAAAGCGATTTGCTGGCAGGCTTATTCAATCGTTACGGATCACTATAAGCCCAACCCGGATCGCCTGAAAGACTTCCTAAGCACGCCGCGTGCGAATGGTTACCAATCCTTGCACTCGACGGTAATGAGCAAAAGCGGGCAATGGGTGGAAGTGCAGATCCGGACTTCGCGCATGGATGAGATTGCAGAAAAAGGTTATGCTGCGCACTGGAAATACAAGGGCAATGATACCAAAGTTAGGGGCAACATTGAGCAGTGGATCACGCAGGTTAGGGAGACATTAGAAAATGGTTTTGGTGACAAAACGGCCGCTATTGAGTTCCTGGACGAGTTCAGGAGCAATTTATTCAATGAAGAAGTTTTTGTTTTTACACCAAAAGGCGAACTGAAAGTGCTGCAAAGTGGTGCTACGGCGCTGGATTTTGCATTTGATATACACTCGGAAGTGGGCGCACATTGCATGGCTGCAAAAGTGGGAGGGATTTTGGTTCCGATCAGTTATGTCCTGAATAATGGAGACCAGATTGAGATCATTACGTCCAGCAAGCAAAAACCGAATGAGGATTGGCTTCGCATTGTAGTTACTTCCAAAGCCAGGGCGCGGATTAAAGACTTCTTGAAGGAGGACAACCGCCGTTATGAAACGGATGGTCGCCAGATGGTTGAAAAGAAACTAAAAATACTCGGAATCGATCTTACAGCCGAAGTTGTGAACCAGCTCAGAGCATTCTTTGAATGTAAAACGGCGGCGGACTTCTTTTACAGAATTGGAAAAGGATACATTCATCTCGATGAATTAAAGCGTTTTAAGAAAGATAAGGAAATAAAAGAACGCAAGGCAACAGATAATAACCCGACAAACCCTGTACCCGCTTCGGGATCTGGCGATGGCAAGACGTTAACCAAGTTTTTGAAGCACATTCATGGCGACCGGGCGGACAGCGACACGCTGCTGATCGGCGATGATATGGATAAAATCGACTATAAACTTGCTGTTTGCTGCAATCCGATCGCGGGCGATGACGTTTTTGGTTTTGTGACAATTAATGAAGGCATTAAAATTCACAGAACAACTTGCCCGAATGCCGCGGAATTGATGTCCAAACACGGAAACCGCATTATCAAAGCCAAGTGGGAATCAGGCAAGGACGAGGCATTTTTGGCAGGGCTTTACCTTTCCGGAACCGATCGTGTGGGCTTGGTGAATGATGTTACCAGGATCATTTCAAACGAGTTGCACATTAACATGCGCGGCTTGACCATTGATACAAAAGATGGTGTTTTTAATGGTGATATAAAACTTTACGTGCAGGATACCAAGCACTTGGACATTCTAATCGGAAAATTAGAGGAGGTGGAAGGCGTTTATAATGTGCAGCGTTTTGACACCAACCTGATCGGCAAATAG
- the tig gene encoding trigger factor, translating into MEVVLEQNSPTLASLKVTLTKDDYQPKIDKTIKDYSKKVNLKGFRPGKVPSHVIQRMYGKSILVDEVNNLLSTAVSSYIRENKLQVVGDPVPNRDKAAEVNWDSPSELEFSYDLGVATDFDVNFSELPAVKRYTINVDDAELSKTIESLRERFAENIHPEVSEEGDMIFGELKQESSEFTTRTAIPTKQLKPEALAKFIGVKKDDVITFDINDTFSDEAAIAHVTGKKKEDIGTLSGEFTLVVEDVTRSAASELNQDLFDKVLGVGQVENEEQFNEKLLEIIKGNYERETEALLRRDIENALLESINIELPGDFLKDWLERTNEGKFTREQIEEQFEDFKKSLKLSLIKNKVADRESVKVEYPEILEFTRNMVKGQFGIYGDDDNMKETIDRVAQGYLADKERDNYTNVFNQVFDNKVMDIIRSQVSTDEQTIEVSEFEKLAKGEEVAA; encoded by the coding sequence ATGGAAGTTGTATTAGAACAAAATTCGCCAACATTAGCCTCTCTTAAAGTCACGTTGACCAAAGACGATTATCAGCCAAAAATTGATAAAACGATCAAGGATTATTCCAAAAAGGTGAACCTGAAAGGCTTCCGTCCGGGTAAAGTGCCATCCCATGTGATTCAGCGCATGTATGGTAAAAGCATTCTGGTTGACGAGGTGAACAACCTGTTGAGCACTGCGGTGAGCAGCTATATCAGAGAAAATAAATTGCAAGTTGTTGGCGACCCTGTTCCGAATCGCGACAAAGCGGCGGAAGTTAACTGGGACAGCCCAAGCGAATTGGAATTTAGCTACGACCTTGGAGTAGCAACGGATTTCGACGTTAACTTTTCTGAGCTTCCAGCGGTGAAACGTTACACGATCAATGTGGACGATGCGGAATTGTCTAAAACGATTGAAAGCCTGCGTGAGCGTTTTGCAGAAAACATTCACCCGGAAGTGAGCGAAGAAGGCGATATGATCTTCGGAGAATTGAAACAAGAATCTTCTGAATTCACAACGCGCACTGCAATCCCTACAAAACAACTGAAACCAGAAGCATTGGCTAAGTTTATTGGTGTGAAAAAAGATGACGTGATCACATTCGACATCAACGACACTTTTTCAGACGAAGCTGCTATCGCACATGTAACTGGAAAGAAAAAAGAAGACATCGGCACGCTTTCAGGTGAATTCACATTGGTTGTTGAGGACGTTACGCGTTCAGCTGCATCGGAATTGAATCAAGATCTTTTTGATAAAGTGTTGGGCGTAGGTCAAGTTGAAAACGAAGAGCAGTTCAACGAGAAATTGCTTGAAATTATCAAAGGAAACTACGAACGCGAAACAGAAGCATTGCTTCGTCGTGATATCGAAAATGCGCTACTAGAAAGCATTAACATCGAACTTCCAGGCGACTTCTTGAAAGATTGGCTGGAACGCACAAATGAGGGCAAATTTACCCGCGAACAGATCGAAGAGCAATTCGAAGATTTCAAAAAATCATTGAAATTGAGCTTGATCAAAAATAAAGTGGCGGATAGAGAAAGCGTGAAAGTTGAATATCCTGAAATCCTTGAATTTACCCGCAACATGGTAAAAGGACAGTTCGGAATCTACGGCGATGACGACAACATGAAAGAAACCATCGACCGCGTTGCACAAGGTTATCTTGCTGACAAAGAGCGTGATAATTATACCAATGTTTTCAATCAGGTTTTTGATAACAAAGTAATGGACATCATCCGCAGCCAGGTTTCTACGGACGAGCAGACCATCGAAGTAAGCGAATTTGAAAAACTGGCGAAAGGCGAAGAAGTCGCTGCTTAA
- a CDS encoding helix-turn-helix domain-containing protein, with protein MNVTSNLSEKIRLIRLQKGLSQENMADMLGLSTTAYGDLERGRTELSVSRVENIAKLLDVPLPELLGFDALTMSETEWLRQENTRLLAENRRMQNELDQWKMKFRQWFGDGIIRHIGEERERIGFK; from the coding sequence ATGAATGTTACATCAAACTTGTCTGAAAAAATTCGCCTGATCCGCTTGCAAAAAGGGCTTTCTCAGGAAAATATGGCTGATATGCTCGGCCTTTCCACAACGGCATACGGCGATCTGGAACGCGGCCGGACTGAGCTTTCCGTTTCGAGAGTCGAAAACATTGCCAAATTGCTGGACGTCCCGCTGCCTGAATTACTTGGCTTCGACGCATTAACTATGTCAGAAACCGAATGGCTTCGTCAGGAAAATACTAGGTTATTGGCAGAAAACCGGCGAATGCAAAACGAGCTTGACCAGTGGAAAATGAAATTCAGGCAATGGTTCGGCGACGGGATCATTCGGCACATTGGTGAAGAGCGCGAACGCATTGGCTTTAAATAA
- a CDS encoding ClpP family protease — protein MNHGNEFRKYAVHHLGMNGLTVDGYVNHTVENMTRSVIEERPMNFREVDVFSRLMADRIIFMGTGVDDNIANIIVAQLLFLESADAKKDILMYINSPGGSVYAGLGIYDTMQYVRPDVATVCTSLAASMGAVLLAGGAAGKRSALPHARVMIHQPSGGAQGTSVDIEITTREIVKLRHELYEILANHTGQTPEQIAIDSDRDKWLKALEAKEYGLIDEVLTRDK, from the coding sequence ATGAACCACGGAAATGAATTTAGAAAATACGCCGTTCACCACCTTGGGATGAATGGCCTTACAGTTGACGGCTACGTAAACCACACAGTTGAAAATATGACGCGTTCGGTGATCGAAGAGCGTCCGATGAACTTCCGTGAAGTGGATGTGTTCTCGCGCCTTATGGCCGACCGCATTATTTTTATGGGAACCGGTGTTGACGACAACATTGCGAACATTATCGTTGCACAGCTTTTGTTCCTTGAATCTGCTGATGCTAAAAAAGATATCTTAATGTATATCAACAGCCCGGGCGGTTCTGTTTATGCAGGTTTGGGGATTTATGACACGATGCAATATGTGCGTCCGGACGTTGCGACGGTTTGTACAAGTCTTGCAGCTTCTATGGGTGCAGTGCTTTTGGCAGGTGGCGCAGCAGGAAAAAGATCAGCACTTCCACATGCCCGCGTTATGATTCACCAACCTTCTGGTGGCGCACAGGGAACGTCAGTTGACATTGAAATTACTACACGTGAAATCGTAAAACTACGTCACGAATTGTACGAAATCCTGGCAAACCACACGGGTCAAACACCTGAACAAATTGCTATCGACTCCGACCGCGACAAGTGGTTAAAAGCCTTAGAAGCAAAGGAATACGGTCTGATCGACGAGGTTTTGACAAGAGATAAATAA